In Shinella sp. XGS7, a single genomic region encodes these proteins:
- the rsmH gene encoding 16S rRNA (cytosine(1402)-N(4))-methyltransferase RsmH gives MSSSDTTPFTHTTVLLHETVDAVLARPDGLYVDGTFGRGGHSRLLLQKLGPGGRLVAIDRDPEAIAAATTGETRVTDPRFSICHAPFAAMQEELSRLGVHQVDGVMLDLGVSSPQIDNPARGFSFRFSGPLDMRMDTTRGESAADFLARADERQIAEVIRNYGEERFAAQIAKALVARREGGSPVRSTDELSKVVAGAVKTREPGQDPATRTFQALRIHVNAELEELEQGLKSALALLAPGGRLAVISFHSLEDRIVKNFIAAHSKEVYDRRAPFAAPKPLALKALARIKPSETEVRANPRSRSAILRVAERTDAPLDSAGAGR, from the coding sequence ATGAGCAGCTCTGACACCACCCCCTTCACCCACACCACGGTGCTCTTGCACGAAACCGTGGACGCCGTGCTGGCGCGCCCCGACGGTTTGTATGTGGACGGCACCTTCGGCCGCGGCGGGCACTCGCGGCTCTTGCTGCAGAAGCTTGGGCCCGGCGGGCGCCTGGTCGCCATCGACCGCGACCCCGAGGCCATCGCGGCCGCCACGACGGGCGAGACGCGGGTCACGGACCCGCGTTTTTCCATTTGCCACGCCCCTTTTGCGGCCATGCAGGAGGAGCTGTCGCGCCTGGGCGTTCACCAGGTGGATGGTGTGATGCTGGACCTGGGGGTGTCGAGCCCCCAGATCGACAACCCGGCGCGCGGCTTCAGCTTCCGCTTCAGCGGACCGCTGGACATGCGCATGGACACGACGCGCGGCGAAAGTGCTGCGGATTTCCTGGCCCGCGCCGATGAGCGCCAGATTGCGGAGGTGATACGCAACTATGGGGAAGAACGGTTTGCTGCACAGATTGCAAAGGCGCTTGTTGCTCGCCGGGAGGGCGGGAGTCCTGTTCGAAGCACCGACGAGCTTTCCAAAGTCGTGGCTGGCGCGGTCAAAACCCGCGAACCGGGCCAGGACCCTGCAACGCGCACATTTCAAGCGCTTCGGATTCACGTCAACGCCGAGCTTGAAGAGCTCGAGCAGGGGCTGAAATCGGCCCTGGCCCTGCTGGCCCCGGGCGGCCGCCTGGCCGTGATCAGCTTCCACTCGCTGGAAGACCGCATCGTCAAGAACTTCATCGCCGCGCACAGCAAGGAGGTCTATGACCGCCGTGCGCCCTTTGCGGCGCCCAAGCCCCTGGCGCTGAAGGCGCTGGCCCGCATCAAGCCCAGCGAGACCGAGGTGCGCGCCAATCCACGCTCGCGCTCCGCCATCCTGCGCGTGGCCGAGCGCACCGACGCGCCGCTGGACTCGGCCGGAGCGGGGCGATGA
- the mraZ gene encoding division/cell wall cluster transcriptional repressor MraZ has translation MDAKGRLAVPTRHREALQELCGGQLTLTKHPEGCLMVFPRPAWESFRDKIAALPMSAAGWKRVFLGNAQDAEIDSAARVLVSPELRLAAGLQKDVMLLGMGSHFELWDAARYAAHEAAVMQSELPDALKDFSF, from the coding sequence ATGGATGCCAAGGGGCGGCTGGCCGTCCCGACACGACACCGCGAAGCCCTGCAGGAGCTCTGCGGCGGCCAGCTGACCCTGACCAAGCATCCCGAGGGCTGCCTGATGGTCTTCCCCCGCCCAGCCTGGGAATCCTTTCGCGACAAGATCGCCGCCCTGCCCATGTCGGCTGCCGGCTGGAAGCGCGTCTTCCTGGGCAATGCCCAGGACGCCGAGATCGACAGCGCCGCGCGCGTGCTGGTCTCGCCCGAGCTGCGCCTGGCCGCCGGTCTACAGAAGGACGTGATGCTGCTGGGCATGGGCAGCCATTTCGAGCTCTGGGACGCCGCCCGCTACGCCGCGCACGAAGCCGCGGTGATGCAATCCGAGCTGCCCGACGCGCTCAAGGACTTCAGCTTCTGA
- a CDS encoding GAF domain-containing protein — protein MQSDVDGQTLLERLRQLGLALADGQLKRQAYHLAVLGLLRQRLACSRVSLWRFDGSAPALRLICRASLSEAGEDELLGQTLEQGQFQLYFAQLAREGVFACADTAQEPALAALQAVYLQPQGVRALMDVSFAVNGRLYGVLCCEQQGVARAWTRREIGLLLRFGRMVSLQLVRVLPEEFSRGAVPLDGFEPSAS, from the coding sequence GTGCAGAGCGATGTCGACGGCCAGACCCTGCTGGAGCGCCTGCGCCAGCTGGGCCTGGCCCTGGCCGATGGTCAGCTCAAGCGCCAGGCCTATCACCTGGCCGTGCTGGGGCTGCTGCGCCAGCGCCTGGCCTGCAGCCGCGTCAGCCTCTGGCGCTTCGATGGCAGTGCGCCAGCGCTGCGTCTGATCTGTCGCGCCAGCCTCAGCGAGGCCGGCGAGGACGAGTTGCTGGGCCAGACCCTGGAACAGGGCCAGTTCCAGCTCTACTTCGCCCAGCTCGCCCGGGAGGGTGTGTTTGCCTGCGCCGACACGGCACAGGAGCCCGCGCTGGCGGCCCTGCAGGCTGTCTATCTGCAGCCCCAGGGCGTGCGAGCCCTGATGGATGTCAGCTTTGCCGTCAACGGCCGCCTGTACGGCGTGCTCTGCTGTGAGCAGCAGGGCGTAGCGCGCGCCTGGACCCGTCGTGAGATCGGTCTGCTGCTGCGTTTTGGCCGCATGGTCAGCTTGCAGCTGGTGCGGGTGCTGCCCGAGGAGTTCAGCCGGGGCGCGGTGCCGCTGGACGGATTCGAGCCCAGCGCATCCTGA
- a CDS encoding methyl-accepting chemotaxis protein produces MLSTIKSRLIAICMLIVIAAIGVATLASYFSVSAHARRQVMSQLHDLGESHAGTMATWVKSQKNIVAALAPAAALEAPQSALEQALKSGQLDLAYLGHADKRMISVPDRQRPADYDPTARPWYKLAESAEAPVITAPYIASSSKKLVVSFASAVRSGGQLRAVAGTDVALDDVIATLKSIKPTAQGFAFLLAKDGKIIAHPDAALTLKPVADLSPDFTPALLDAAKGEALVEAGVGEHRFFVKGTPVPGTDWTLMIAAERSEALAALSSLLATAGVSLVAVAAVAALLSVLAIGVLLKGLGRVRDAMHQIASGTGDLTQRLSAEGRDEIADIGRAFNEFVAKIEHVMLDVRATSQSMAVAARQIATGNQDLSQRTEETASNLQQTASSMEELTGTVRHSADSAGSANQLADSAAAVAREGGQVVAQVVSTMERIQGASRRIADIIGTIDGIAFQTNILALNAAVEAARAGEQGRGFAVVAGEVRALAQRSAEAAKEIKGLIGASVEQVEGGTALVARAGSTMDEIVASVQRVTAIMGEISSAAREQSQGIDQVNTSVAQLDQMTQQNASLVEESAAAAESLRDQANKLAEIVAGFKLSHSA; encoded by the coding sequence ATGCTGAGCACCATCAAGAGCCGCCTGATCGCGATCTGCATGCTGATCGTGATTGCCGCCATCGGCGTCGCCACCCTGGCCAGCTACTTCAGCGTCAGCGCGCATGCGCGGCGCCAGGTCATGAGCCAGCTGCACGATCTGGGTGAGTCGCATGCCGGCACCATGGCCACCTGGGTCAAGTCGCAGAAGAACATCGTGGCCGCCCTGGCCCCGGCCGCCGCGCTGGAGGCCCCCCAGTCCGCCCTGGAGCAGGCGCTCAAGTCCGGCCAGCTGGACCTGGCCTATCTGGGCCATGCCGACAAGCGCATGATTTCGGTGCCCGATCGCCAGCGTCCTGCCGACTACGACCCCACGGCCCGCCCCTGGTACAAGCTGGCCGAGAGTGCCGAGGCGCCGGTGATCACCGCCCCCTATATCGCCTCCTCCAGCAAGAAGCTGGTGGTGAGCTTTGCCAGCGCGGTGCGCAGCGGCGGCCAGCTGCGCGCCGTGGCCGGCACCGATGTGGCGCTGGATGATGTGATCGCCACGCTCAAGAGCATCAAGCCCACGGCCCAGGGCTTCGCCTTCCTGCTGGCCAAGGACGGCAAGATCATTGCCCACCCCGACGCCGCCCTGACCCTCAAGCCGGTGGCGGATCTCTCCCCCGACTTCACGCCGGCCCTGCTGGACGCCGCCAAGGGCGAGGCCCTGGTGGAGGCCGGCGTGGGTGAGCATCGCTTCTTCGTCAAGGGCACGCCGGTGCCGGGCACGGACTGGACCCTGATGATCGCTGCCGAGCGCAGCGAGGCCCTGGCCGCCCTGTCCAGCCTGCTGGCCACGGCCGGCGTCTCCCTGGTGGCGGTGGCCGCCGTGGCGGCCCTGCTCTCGGTGCTGGCCATCGGTGTGCTGCTCAAGGGCCTGGGCCGGGTGCGCGATGCCATGCACCAGATTGCCTCGGGCACCGGTGACCTGACCCAGCGCCTGAGCGCCGAGGGCCGCGACGAGATCGCCGACATCGGCCGGGCCTTCAATGAGTTCGTGGCCAAGATCGAGCATGTGATGCTGGATGTGCGGGCCACCAGCCAGTCCATGGCCGTGGCGGCGCGCCAGATCGCCACCGGCAACCAGGACTTGAGCCAGCGCACCGAGGAAACGGCCAGCAATCTGCAGCAGACGGCCAGCTCCATGGAGGAGCTGACCGGCACCGTGCGTCACAGCGCCGACTCGGCCGGCAGTGCCAACCAACTGGCCGACAGCGCCGCCGCCGTGGCGCGCGAGGGCGGCCAGGTCGTGGCCCAGGTGGTGAGCACCATGGAGCGCATCCAGGGCGCCAGCCGCCGCATCGCCGACATCATCGGCACCATCGACGGCATTGCCTTCCAGACCAATATCCTGGCCCTGAATGCCGCCGTCGAGGCGGCCCGCGCCGGTGAGCAGGGCCGCGGCTTCGCGGTCGTGGCCGGCGAGGTGCGGGCCCTGGCCCAGCGCAGCGCCGAGGCCGCCAAGGAAATCAAGGGCCTGATCGGCGCCAGCGTGGAGCAGGTGGAGGGTGGCACCGCCCTGGTGGCGCGCGCCGGCAGCACCATGGACGAGATCGTGGCCAGCGTGCAGCGCGTGACGGCCATCATGGGCGAGATCAGCAGTGCCGCCCGCGAGCAGAGCCAGGGCATCGACCAGGTCAACACCTCGGTGGCCCAGCTCGACCAGATGACGCAGCAGAACGCCTCCCTGGTGGAGGAGTCGGCCGCGGCGGCCGAGAGCCTGCGCGACCAGGCCAACAAGCTGGCCGAGATCGTGGCGGGCTTCAAGCTCAGCCATTCGGCCTGA
- a CDS encoding Lrp/AsnC family transcriptional regulator, with product MDDTDRELIALLRDNARLSVVALARQLRVARATVQNRIARLEREGVIVGYSVRLRPAAEAQRIRALMNVAVEGNRTDEVLRELRGHPNVAALHSTNGRWDLVAELRADTLEEFDRVLSAVRLIQGIANTETSILLSTHKV from the coding sequence CTGGACGACACTGACCGGGAACTGATCGCCCTGCTGCGGGACAACGCGCGCCTGTCGGTGGTGGCGCTGGCCCGCCAACTGCGGGTGGCGCGGGCCACGGTGCAGAACCGCATCGCCCGCCTGGAGCGCGAGGGCGTGATCGTGGGCTACAGCGTGCGCCTGCGGCCCGCGGCCGAGGCCCAGCGTATCCGTGCCCTGATGAATGTGGCGGTGGAGGGCAACCGCACCGACGAGGTGCTGCGCGAGCTGCGCGGCCACCCCAATGTGGCGGCTCTGCACAGCACCAATGGTCGCTGGGACCTGGTGGCCGAGCTGCGCGCCGACACCCTGGAGGAGTTCGACCGCGTGCTCAGCGCCGTGCGCCTGATCCAGGGCATCGCCAATACCGAGACCAGCATCCTGCTGTCCACGCACAAGGTGTGA
- a CDS encoding ornithine cyclodeaminase, whose amino-acid sequence MPQRRLFMTRFIDVPALAELLQRKGVAPLMAELADTLREDFLRWEEFDKTPRVASHSEEGVIELMPTSDGTLYGFKYVNGHPKNTRDGRQTVTAFGVLSDVGNGYPMLLTEMTILTALRTAATSAVAAKYLARPNARTMAIIGNGAQSEFQARAFHSQLGIREIVAYDIDPAATDKLQRNLAGFADLQVLRASSVAEAVRGADIVTTVTADKQYATILSDNHVGPGVHINAVGGDCPGKTELSKDILLRSDIFVEYPPQTRIEGEIQQLPAEHPVIELWQVMTGEVEGRRSADQITLFDSVGFAIEDYSTLRLLDRLARELGVGREVQLVPPADDPKDLFRHTRSGRAQLRRAA is encoded by the coding sequence CTGCCCCAACGGAGACTTTTCATGACCCGCTTCATCGATGTACCCGCCCTGGCTGAGTTGCTGCAGCGCAAGGGTGTCGCCCCCCTGATGGCCGAGCTGGCCGACACCCTGCGCGAAGACTTTCTGCGCTGGGAAGAATTTGACAAGACCCCGCGCGTCGCCTCCCATTCCGAGGAGGGCGTCATCGAACTGATGCCGACGAGCGACGGCACGCTCTACGGCTTCAAATATGTCAACGGTCACCCGAAGAACACGCGTGACGGTCGCCAGACCGTGACGGCCTTCGGCGTTCTCTCGGATGTCGGCAACGGCTACCCGATGCTGCTGACCGAGATGACGATCCTGACCGCGCTGCGCACGGCAGCAACCTCGGCTGTCGCGGCCAAGTATCTCGCAAGGCCGAATGCCCGCACCATGGCCATCATCGGCAATGGCGCGCAGAGCGAATTCCAGGCCCGCGCCTTCCACAGCCAGCTGGGCATCCGCGAGATCGTGGCCTATGACATCGATCCCGCCGCCACCGACAAGCTGCAGCGCAATCTGGCCGGCTTCGCCGATCTCCAGGTGCTGCGCGCCAGCTCGGTGGCCGAGGCCGTGCGCGGCGCCGATATCGTCACCACCGTGACGGCCGACAAGCAGTATGCGACGATCCTTTCGGACAACCATGTCGGTCCGGGCGTGCATATCAACGCGGTCGGCGGCGACTGCCCGGGCAAGACCGAACTCAGCAAGGACATCCTGCTGCGCTCGGACATCTTCGTCGAATATCCGCCGCAAACGCGCATCGAAGGCGAGATCCAGCAATTGCCGGCCGAACATCCCGTCATCGAGCTCTGGCAGGTCATGACCGGTGAGGTCGAAGGCCGCCGGAGCGCGGATCAGATCACGCTCTTCGACAGCGTGGGCTTCGCCATCGAGGACTACAGCACCCTGCGCCTCTTGGACCGCCTGGCCCGCGAGCTGGGTGTGGGCCGTGAGGTGCAGCTGGTGCCGCCGGCCGACGATCCCAAGGACCTGTTCCGCCACACCCGCAGCGGCCGCGCCCAGCTGCGTCGCGCGGCCTGA
- a CDS encoding ATP-binding protein produces MSRKASSSLFVALATGASIGLLLPALIIGGLWIGLREPQQAQQAQQAELQAKLDVLASSLPELLWNLDQVAAREVVAAIMKSPEVVRVRVSDASQGSPFIEMSFPERHKGQLFEGERDIFRGSAKIGHIQIELDDHLASADLARQRWLYGLTVGGQLLISLLLVLLLLNSRLLRPLRELGGFANDLAEGRFNATLRRQREDEIGLLGTHLEHMRDALQQQFEAQRDLINRLRGMAETVPGVVFQLRRRADGEFAFGYVSEAVRDYLRLSPAELAEQADAWFERLHAEDRAAVRESLIASARQLSPWQQEFRTTHADGGERWLYANAIAQPEDGGTVLWHGFLTDISRQRRDAMELERYRHHLEELVQARTAELAEATQAASLAKSAFLANMSHEIRTPMNAIIGLTYLVRRDTREPEQQERLKKVADAAEHLLSVINNVLDFSKIEAGKLQLERAEFSVGQVLDGIRSMLAQRAAEKQLRIELDVDPALAARPLLGDAQRIAEVLLNFAGNAVKFTEQGFVRLSARVEREQGSQLHLRFEVQDSGIGISEEAQARLFQDFEQADSSTTRRYGGTGLGLAICRRLAHLMHGEVGVQSQPGAGSLFWFSLPLELPAASGPRAAPPLSRNHIAQDLQQQFAGTRVLLAEDNAVNQEVAVALLSSAGLQVDVAEDGQQAVDMVQQRDYALVLMDVQMPVMDGLDATRAIRASARGRLIPILAMTANAFAEERQRCLDAGMNDHVAKPVVAEQLFATLRLWLSRQQAQA; encoded by the coding sequence TTGAGCCGCAAAGCCTCCAGCTCGCTGTTTGTTGCGCTTGCGACGGGTGCCAGCATCGGCCTGCTCCTGCCGGCCCTGATCATCGGCGGCCTCTGGATCGGCCTGCGCGAGCCCCAGCAGGCCCAGCAGGCCCAGCAGGCCGAGCTGCAGGCCAAGCTCGATGTGCTGGCCTCCAGCCTGCCCGAGCTGCTCTGGAACCTGGACCAGGTGGCCGCCCGCGAGGTGGTGGCCGCCATCATGAAGTCGCCCGAGGTGGTGCGGGTGCGGGTGAGCGATGCCTCGCAGGGCTCGCCTTTCATCGAGATGAGCTTCCCCGAGCGCCACAAGGGCCAGCTCTTCGAGGGCGAGCGCGACATCTTCCGCGGCAGCGCCAAGATCGGCCATATCCAGATCGAGCTGGACGACCACCTGGCCAGCGCCGACCTCGCGCGCCAGCGCTGGCTCTACGGCCTGACCGTGGGCGGCCAGCTGCTGATCTCCCTGCTGCTGGTGCTGCTGCTGCTGAACTCGCGCCTGCTGCGCCCGCTGCGCGAGCTGGGCGGCTTTGCCAATGACCTGGCCGAGGGCCGCTTCAACGCCACGCTTCGACGCCAGCGCGAGGACGAGATCGGTCTGCTGGGCACGCATCTGGAACATATGCGCGACGCCCTGCAGCAGCAGTTCGAGGCCCAGCGCGATCTGATCAACCGTCTGCGCGGCATGGCCGAGACCGTGCCCGGCGTGGTCTTCCAGCTGCGCCGCCGCGCCGATGGCGAGTTCGCCTTCGGCTATGTCAGCGAGGCGGTGCGCGACTATCTGCGCCTGAGCCCGGCCGAGCTGGCCGAGCAGGCCGATGCCTGGTTCGAGCGCCTGCATGCCGAAGACCGCGCCGCGGTGCGCGAGTCCCTGATCGCCTCGGCCCGCCAGCTCAGCCCCTGGCAGCAGGAGTTCCGCACCACCCATGCCGATGGCGGCGAGCGCTGGCTCTACGCCAATGCGATTGCCCAGCCCGAGGACGGCGGCACCGTGCTCTGGCACGGCTTTCTGACCGACATCTCGCGCCAGCGCCGCGACGCTATGGAGCTGGAGCGCTATCGCCACCATCTGGAAGAGCTGGTCCAGGCCCGCACCGCCGAGCTGGCCGAGGCCACCCAGGCCGCCAGCCTGGCCAAGAGCGCCTTCCTGGCCAATATGAGCCACGAAATCCGCACGCCGATGAACGCCATCATCGGCCTGACCTATCTGGTGCGCCGCGACACCCGCGAGCCCGAGCAGCAGGAGCGCCTCAAGAAGGTGGCCGACGCCGCCGAGCACCTGCTCTCGGTCATCAACAATGTGCTGGACTTCTCCAAGATCGAGGCCGGCAAGCTGCAGCTGGAGCGCGCCGAGTTCAGCGTGGGCCAGGTGCTGGACGGCATCCGCAGCATGCTGGCCCAGCGCGCGGCCGAGAAGCAGCTGCGCATCGAGCTGGACGTGGATCCCGCCCTGGCCGCCCGCCCCCTGCTGGGCGACGCGCAGCGCATCGCCGAGGTGCTGCTCAACTTTGCCGGCAATGCGGTCAAGTTCACCGAGCAGGGCTTTGTGCGCCTGAGCGCCCGCGTGGAGCGGGAGCAGGGGTCGCAGCTGCATCTGCGCTTCGAGGTGCAGGACAGTGGCATCGGCATCAGCGAAGAAGCCCAGGCCCGGCTCTTCCAGGACTTCGAGCAGGCCGACAGCTCCACCACCCGGCGCTATGGCGGCACCGGCCTGGGCCTGGCCATCTGCCGCCGCCTGGCGCATCTGATGCACGGCGAGGTGGGCGTGCAGAGCCAGCCCGGCGCGGGCAGCCTGTTCTGGTTCAGCCTGCCCCTGGAGCTGCCCGCCGCCAGCGGGCCGCGTGCCGCCCCGCCCCTGAGCCGCAACCATATCGCGCAAGACCTGCAGCAGCAGTTCGCCGGCACCCGCGTGCTGCTGGCCGAGGACAATGCGGTGAACCAGGAAGTGGCCGTGGCCCTGCTCTCCAGCGCCGGCCTGCAGGTGGACGTGGCCGAGGACGGCCAGCAGGCCGTGGACATGGTGCAGCAGCGCGACTACGCCCTGGTGCTGATGGACGTGCAGATGCCGGTGATGGACGGGCTGGACGCCACGCGCGCCATCCGCGCCAGCGCGCGCGGCCGCCTGATTCCCATCCTGGCCATGACGGCCAATGCCTTTGCCGAGGAGCGCCAGCGCTGCCTGGACGCCGGCATGAATGACCATGTGGCCAAGCCCGTGGTGGCGGAGCAGCTCTTCGCCACCCTGCGCCTGTGGCTGAGCCGCCAGCAGGCGCAGGCCTGA
- a CDS encoding carbonic anhydrase codes for MLAPRPIPQPPLNPWRLSALAALLGLALVWPAAPAQAQGRPAAVRSNPPKPALAPPGDEMPPDELRQRLAERLSNKAEPIQAPGAARARVEAPAARRAAPAHRPEVHWAYGGEGAPEHWGELKPDYRLCAIGTRQSPIDIREGIRVDLEPIQFDYRPGGFAVLDNGHTVQVNVAPGNFLGVMGRRYELQQFHFHRPSEERINGRQFDMVAHLVHKDGEGRLAVVAVLLERGRDQPLVQQVWNNLPLEKHEAQPASGQMDLNQLLPEDRGYYTYMGSLTTPPCSEGVLWMVMRQPVQLSGEQIEIFAKLYPMNARPVQQGSGRLIKQSR; via the coding sequence ATGCTGGCCCCGCGGCCTATTCCCCAGCCCCCGCTGAATCCCTGGCGTCTGAGCGCCCTGGCCGCCCTGCTGGGGCTGGCCCTGGTCTGGCCGGCAGCACCCGCGCAGGCGCAGGGCCGGCCGGCCGCGGTGCGCAGCAACCCGCCCAAGCCCGCCCTGGCCCCGCCGGGGGATGAGATGCCGCCGGACGAGCTGCGCCAGCGCCTGGCGGAGCGTCTGTCCAACAAGGCCGAGCCCATCCAGGCGCCCGGGGCCGCGCGCGCACGGGTCGAGGCGCCGGCCGCACGCCGTGCCGCCCCGGCCCACCGGCCCGAGGTCCACTGGGCCTATGGTGGCGAGGGGGCGCCCGAGCACTGGGGCGAGCTCAAGCCCGACTACCGGCTCTGCGCCATCGGCACGCGGCAAAGCCCCATCGACATCCGCGAGGGCATACGCGTGGACCTGGAGCCCATCCAGTTCGACTACCGGCCCGGCGGCTTTGCGGTGCTGGACAACGGCCATACCGTGCAGGTCAATGTGGCGCCCGGCAATTTCCTGGGCGTGATGGGCAGGCGCTACGAGCTCCAGCAGTTCCACTTCCATCGCCCCAGCGAGGAGCGCATCAATGGCCGCCAGTTCGATATGGTGGCGCATCTGGTGCACAAGGACGGGGAAGGGCGCCTGGCCGTGGTGGCCGTGCTGCTGGAGCGCGGGCGCGACCAGCCCCTGGTGCAGCAGGTCTGGAACAACCTGCCGCTGGAGAAGCACGAGGCCCAGCCGGCCAGCGGCCAGATGGACCTGAACCAGCTGCTGCCCGAGGACCGCGGCTACTACACCTATATGGGCTCGCTCACCACGCCGCCCTGCAGCGAAGGCGTGCTGTGGATGGTGATGCGCCAGCCGGTGCAGCTCTCGGGCGAGCAGATCGAGATCTTCGCCAAGCTCTACCCCATGAATGCCCGGCCGGTGCAGCAGGGCAGTGGTCGCCTGATTAAGCAGAGCCGCTGA
- a CDS encoding multidrug effflux MFS transporter has product MNPDAGSLWRAPRWTLAVLLACLGMVGPFSIDTYLPAFSGIARALDATPLQMQQTLSSYLLGFAVMNLFHGALSDSFGRRPVVLWGMVVFTLASLGCALASTIGELVFWRTVQGMSAGAGIVVSRAIIRDMFPPSEAQRVMSQVTIFFGVAPAIAPMVGGFLFVHLDWHSIFWFLVLVGLALVVANWRLLPETLHKSQAQPFHVGSLMRGYWQLTTSRRFLLLALASGIPFNGMFLYVLAAPVFLGEHLHLAPTQFFWFFCFSIGGIMGGAWLSGRLAGKVKPRHQIRHGFLIMLLVSLLNVALNLLLPPSPFWALPVIGAFAFGWALMVPVVTLLVLDQAPDRRGMASSLQACIGSAANGLVAGVLVPLVMHSTVALALASLCMMAIGLLAWIWVKPAVGYAGEAQEKALEAEIKS; this is encoded by the coding sequence ATGAATCCCGATGCCGGTTCCCTCTGGCGCGCGCCGCGCTGGACCCTGGCCGTGCTGCTGGCCTGCCTGGGCATGGTGGGCCCCTTCTCCATCGACACCTACCTGCCGGCCTTCTCCGGCATCGCGCGGGCGCTGGACGCCACGCCGCTGCAGATGCAGCAGACCCTGTCCAGCTATCTGCTGGGCTTTGCGGTGATGAACCTCTTCCACGGCGCCCTGTCCGACAGCTTCGGCCGCCGGCCCGTGGTGCTCTGGGGCATGGTGGTCTTCACCCTGGCCTCGCTGGGCTGTGCGTTGGCCAGCACCATCGGCGAGCTGGTGTTCTGGCGCACGGTGCAGGGCATGTCGGCCGGCGCCGGCATCGTGGTCTCGCGCGCCATCATCCGAGACATGTTCCCGCCCTCCGAGGCGCAGCGGGTGATGTCCCAGGTCACCATCTTCTTCGGCGTGGCGCCGGCCATCGCGCCCATGGTGGGCGGCTTCCTCTTCGTGCATCTGGACTGGCATTCCATCTTCTGGTTCCTGGTCCTGGTGGGCCTGGCCCTGGTGGTGGCCAACTGGCGCCTGCTGCCCGAGACCCTGCACAAGAGCCAGGCCCAGCCCTTCCATGTGGGCTCGCTGATGCGGGGCTACTGGCAGCTCACCACCAGCCGGCGCTTTCTGCTGCTGGCCCTGGCCAGCGGCATCCCCTTCAACGGCATGTTCCTCTACGTGCTGGCCGCACCGGTCTTCCTGGGCGAGCACCTGCATCTGGCGCCCACGCAGTTCTTCTGGTTCTTCTGCTTCTCCATCGGCGGCATCATGGGCGGCGCCTGGCTCAGCGGCCGTCTGGCCGGCAAGGTCAAGCCGCGCCACCAGATCCGCCATGGCTTCCTGATCATGCTGCTGGTCTCGCTGCTGAATGTGGCGCTGAACCTGCTGCTGCCGCCCAGCCCCTTCTGGGCCCTGCCGGTGATCGGCGCCTTTGCCTTTGGCTGGGCCCTGATGGTGCCGGTGGTGACCCTGCTGGTGCTCGACCAGGCGCCCGACCGCCGCGGCATGGCGTCCTCGCTGCAGGCCTGCATCGGCAGCGCGGCCAATGGCCTGGTGGCCGGCGTGCTCGTGCCCCTGGTGATGCATTCCACCGTGGCCCTGGCGCTCGCCTCGCTGTGCATGATGGCCATCGGCCTGCTGGCCTGGATCTGGGTCAAGCCGGCCGTGGGCTATGCGGGCGAGGCTCAAGAAAAAGCGCTTGAGGCCGAGATCAAGAGCTGA